A window of Oncorhynchus nerka isolate Pitt River linkage group LG4, Oner_Uvic_2.0, whole genome shotgun sequence contains these coding sequences:
- the ywhah gene encoding 14-3-3 protein eta has translation MADREQLIQRARMAEQAERYDDMASAMKQVTELSEPLSNDDRNLLSVAYKNVVGARRSSWRVTSSIEQRAMADGNDKKLELVKAYRETIEKELETVCQDVLNLLDQFLIKSCGEDQLESKVFYLKMKGDYYRYLAEVATAEKKTSAVESSEGAYKEAYEISKSMAATHPIRLGLALNFSVFYYEIQNAPEEACKLAKEAFDEAIGHLDNLNEDSYKDSTLIMQLLRDNLTLWTSDQQDSEGGEAQP, from the exons ATGGCAGATAGAGAGCAACTGATCCAGAGAGCCCGTATGGCTGAGCAGGCGGAGCGGTACGATGACATGGCCTCAGCGATGAAACAG GTGACTGAGCTGAGTGAGCCTCTGAGTAACGATGACCGCAACCTGCTCTCCGTGGCCTACAAGAACGTGGTGGGGGCCCGGCGGTCCTCCTGGCGCGTCACCTCCAGCATCGAGCAGAGGGCCATGGCCGACGGCAACGACAAGAAGCTGGAGCTGGTGAAGGCCTACCGGGAGACCATCGAGAAGGAGCTGGAGACTGTCTGCCAGGACGTGCTCAACCTGCTCGACCAGTTCCTCATCAAGAGCTGCGGAGAAGACCAGCTGGAGAGCAAGGTGTTCTACCTGAAGATGAAGGGCGACTACTACCGCTACCTGGCCGAGGTGGCCACGGCCGAGAAGAAGACCTCTGCCGTGGAGTCCTCCGAGGGAGCCTACAAGGAGGCCTACGAGATCAGCAAGAGCATGGCGGCCACCCACCCCATCCGCCTAGGTCTGGCCCTCAActtctctgtgttctactacgaGATCCAAAACGCCCCCGAGGAGGCCTGCAAGCTGGCCAAGGAGGCCTTTGATGAGGCCATCGGACACCTGGACAATCTGAACGAGGACTCCTATAAGGACTCCACCCTCATCATGCAACTGCTGCGGGACAACCTGACCCTGTGGACCAGCGACCAGCAGGACAGCGAGGGGGGAGAGGCCCAACCCTGA